The DNA sequence GGCATGTATGGCAGACTTCTGGTAGTTTTTGAACCCAGGAAGAGTATAGGACCCTCAATTCTGCCCAGCAACACCTTCGGACCTGGTGAGACATTCTTATCTATTGAAGTACTTGATTTCATATAGTACTCTTAACGAAGCACATGACCATTGATCCACTGCACTTTTCAACTCCAATATTATTTACCATCTTTTGTGCTCTGCTTATAGGTGATATTATAGGTTTGTATCAGTCAGAAGGTCAGGATCAGCCATCTCAGCTGGGTTCAGGTGTGGTGACACGTGTTGCTCAAGCATCACTGACGGTGGCTTTTGATGACACGCAAGATGGTATGAACTTGGACAGAGATGGACTTTACAATCTAATGAAGCTGGCAAATGATGTGACCTACAGGAGACTGTCAAGGTATGTACGTTTATCAGTTCATACAGCTTGTAtcattaaatattagtttttctcAAAATTTTAGGATGTTGTTTTAATAGTTAAAATTAGTTTGATTGAAAATGCTTTATATGCACTGGTTTATtgattttgcattttcattatgTTTTTGCACATGTAATTGTgtgaatgaaaaatgtatttgtgctgTATTTCATAATTGCAGTGCCTTAAAGTCTTTAAATGGATACAGCAGTGGTCCTGCATCTCACCTGATCAGTGTCCTCTTTGGTTACTCAGAACCAGGGATATTATCACATCAGCGTAAGCACATAAATGAAGTGACATGTGAAAGGGATCTAAAATACagacggtaaaaaaaaaaaccttacctaGTACAATGGGGTCTTAGCctgtttgtatttcttttattgtAGATGCACTGGAATTTAGCAACACTGGGTTAGATAATTCTCAGAAAGAGGCTGTGTCCTTTGCAATATCTCAAAAAGATGTTGCAATCATACATGGACCACCAGGAACTGGCAAAACCACTACAGTGGTGGAAGTAATCCTGCAGGcaataaaacaggaacaaaagGTGAACAAGATAAACTCTTTTAATCTGGTTAATTAAGGTATAAATTATTTGATGTGGTATAGATGCAGTATTGTGGTGAACATCCAACATCCATGTTGACAGGTCCTTTGCTGTGCTCCTTCCAATGTGGCTGTTGATAACTTGGTGGAGCGCCTGGCAAAGAGCAAAGTCAAGGTTTTAAGACTGGGACACCCTGCCCGCCTGCTTGAGTCGATTCAGAAGCACTCGCTGGATGCGGTCCTTGCACACAGTGACAACACCAACATCATTTCTGATATTCGCAAGGACATGGACAAAGCTTTTGtaagatttctttttatttatcagAATTGTTTTGAGCCGGCCATTCAAGTGGTACATTTAGGTACAAAAAATGTTCAATTTACATTGTACAATTTGTGAAATTTTCAATATCACAAGCAAATTTTTTTATaggtcactttttaaaaaaaaaaatgttatgtgccgctgtaaaaatttaattatatcaaaaaaatattcaaatatcaaGTTTGTTTTTatggaacagtttattgaaccttcagacaaaattttcatttttgtttttgttgagttTCATATTTGATGCATATGATTTTATGATTCAAATAGCATGATATAGGAGAATATGGAGTTCAtattttattcagaggcccaaattgggcaaaaatatgcaatttggtgcagttgctgacatttatatggccaaaaagtaagattaaaatattgatagtttttatcatattgctatctttataaaaaataaaacggactacatatgtaaaatgaatataaatataatttgtctCTCTATAGCTGCTTGTAATAcgtcttagtaagatgatatgTAAACACTTacttttatgatcaaagctctgtagttttaaTTGTAGGGAGCAATACAATGTTGATTGAGAGATGTGTGATTTGATACTCAcatttaacatgatttttctaaAAGTGATATGTGGATAATCACGTAATGCACAGTTGCTTAGTTGCATCttaaaatattaacaacaatataaaataaatgtaaaaatctgtcattttatgGAAAAATATATGTCCCACGACCTGAAGTGGACCATtttacaattatactaaaagtccAGTGTACAACAGGTTTATGAGGAGTTTTGaacatataataatttaaataataaaaaataataatttgattagaATATAAGAATATTTGATAATTTAGAGACCTGTATAAATTTGCATATTTTAtcggtaaaaaataaataaataaagtgcattgACAGAATGAAATGAAGAAGGCTCGAGACAAAGGCCAACGGAGCAATCTGAGACAGGAAATTAGGGAACTGCGGCGAGAGCTGAGGACCAGGGAAGGAATGGCTATCACTCAGATCCTGAAAAGGGCCGATGTTATTCTAGCAACTAACACTGGTAAGTAAACCTTTCTTAGCAGTCATCGATTTTATTAcagatatgtttgtttgtttatgcctGATTTAAACTCAGATATGATTGATTTGTGTAATATAGGAGCCTCTGATGATGGTCCTCTCAAGCATCTTCCTGCTGATCACTTTGACCTGGTGGTGATAGATGAGTGTGCTCAGGCTCTAGAGAGCAGCTGTTGGATCGCTCTGCTCAAAGCACGCAAGTGCATACTGGCTGGGGATTACAAACAGCTGCCACCAACCATCAAATCACAGAGGTATGAAGGAAAGGGGAATGTGTCTTTATGGTTGTGAATTATCTGGTTTATGGTATCTATTCTTGATGAActctttacattttcttttcagtcagtcagtcagttttTATTTATCCCCTTGGGGAAATTAATTTGCAGCATACTCCCACAGACATCACAATCATACATATAAAGCATATACAAGTTAACAATCACTGATTTAAAATTCAATCTAATTTAAGCTGGTCAGACCAGCTGACCATCAATCAAGGCTAAAAGAAGAATTTAAACATCTAATTGCTTGGGGGATGAAGGATTGTTTGGACCTGTTTTTAGTACATCGAGGAACACAATATCTTCTGCCAGATGGTAATAATTCAAATGCGTCTGAAAGGGGGTGCCTCTTATCATTCACAATGATATTAGCTTTACTCAGCACACTCTTTTTATATATACTCTCTATACTTGGTAACTTAGTTCCCAACATTTTACTTATCATTGTTATTACATTCCTCAATGATTTCTTCTGAGCCTCTGCAGCATTTCCATACCAGCAGCTCACACAGAAATTCATAGTGTTTTCTATAAAAGCCCCATAAAACATCAAAAGCAATCTACTATGGACGTTAAAAGAGATCAGTTTCTTAAAGAAATACAACCTTTGTTGTATCTTCTTACTTAAAAAGTCAGTCCATACATCCCGTTTAAGCTTATGATCCAAGACTATACCGAGATATTTATAATGTGGTACTACTTGAATTTGTTCCCCATTAATAAGTGTAGAGTGGGTTGTATCCTTTTCTTTCATTCTAAAATCAATAAACATCTCCTTAGTTTTGGAGGCATTTAAGAGGAGATTCGATTTCTCACACCAGTTCAAAAAGAAATTTTTGAAAAGCTGAAGAGAAATCCACAAATAGAATTTTAGCATGATTTTTTGGTTTTTctaagtgcaagtgcaacagaTGTAGTACAGTTAAGATTGCATCCTCTACTCCCCTAGAGGCTTGATATGCAAATTGCAGAGGATCTATAAGATGCTTTGTTTCAGATACAATGTGCTTTTTTACTAAACGCTCAAAAGATTTCATCACTAGAGATGTGAGTGCTATTGGTcgaaaatcatttaatattaaggGTCTAGAAACTTTTGGCACTGGTACTATTGTAGATGTTTTCCATATAACAGGGACAATTCCAGTATCATATGAAGCTCTAAAGATATCAGTAAAAACTGGTGCTAACTGGGCCGcacaatgttttaaaacattaccACATATCTTATCTGGACCTAGGTTTCATGATATATACTTAACATATTTGGTCAATATTTCAgattattaatgtttttcttacatgaatgtttagttaaaatgttctcacataattataaaatgttatccatgtaataaatgttattatttcttTCACAGTGCTGCATCTAAAGGCCTGTCTGTCAGCTTAATGGAGAGGCTGATAAAGAAGTATGGAGACTCAGTGGTTCGAATGTTGACCACTCAGTACCGTATGAACAGTGCCATCATGCAGTGGGCTTCAGAGCAGATGTATGAGGGCAAACTGATTGCACACCCTTCAGTGGAGAAACACTTGCTTAGGTGTgtcatgtaaaatatattaaacgttTTAATTTGCAATATTGGCCATGTACAGTACCAGTCCACCGTTTGGGATGAGTTGCAAGTTATTCAGCAAGAATCTAGAAAAAGTAATTTTATcatgttaaaaaagatttttttttttttctttttttttgaagtttttttttttatatactttccaTTCATCAGAGAGACctgtatcacagttttcacaaaaatattcagcattgataataataagaaatgttccttgagcagcaaatcagcatattttgaatggtagtgtatattttaattttgctagCAAATTTCTATATATAGAGGAATATAATTATAAAGATAACCGATTGCATCTTAAACAGAGACCTGGCTGGTGTTGCTGATGTTGAGGAAACCAGAATTCCCCTTCTGCTCATTGACACTGCAGGCTGTGGCCTGAATGAGATGGAGGATACAGATGAGCAGTCCAAAGGAAATCAAGGTTGATGTCAGCTCCAAACACAATTTTAGTGCATAAGCTATGAAATGCCTTCtgaatgttgtttttattgtctAATTCTCCACAGGAGAGGTAGACATTGTGGCTCTTCATATAAAGGCACTTACCGAGGCTGGAGTTCATGTCAAAGACATTGCGATTATAGCACCCTATAATCTCCAGGTGAGGTACTTTTCAAAGAACTGATGTGTAAAAGAGCACGTTTTATAAACTGTATGCCTGTAAAGCAATGCCTTCACTGCTGTTTCAATATGAATAGCACTCGTGTATTGAAAAATTGTTTGATTTTGTCTGTTTAAGGTGGATCTTTTGAGACAGAAACTGTCCCATaaatatgcagagctggagaTCAAGTCTGTTGATGGCTTCCAGGGCAGAGaaaaggaggcagtggtgttGTCATTGGTCAGATCCAACAGGAAAGGTACGCCAGAGTTTGTGCTTTTTGAAGATTCAATttgacagacatttttatttataattactttttgtatttatttattcatcctcatgttaATTCAAACCTATAACCATATGCGAACATATACTCCAAAGGTGAGGTTGGATTTCTCGCTGAAGACAGAAGGATCAATGTGGCTGTGACTCGTGCCAGACGCCAGCTTGTGGTAGTGTGTGATTCTCAGACTGTTCGAAAACATGACTTCCTCAAATCCCTAGTGGACTATATGTCTGAACA is a window from the Carassius carassius chromosome 13, fCarCar2.1, whole genome shotgun sequence genome containing:
- the LOC132156145 gene encoding DNA-binding protein SMUBP-2-like; protein product: MEVENFVSKTLELLQEEREAELEETRAWQENLSPKNLQHKGVYLLKLQIASQHTGMYGRLLVVFEPRKSIGPSILPSNTFGPGDIIGLYQSEGQDQPSQLGSGVVTRVAQASLTVAFDDTQDGMNLDRDGLYNLMKLANDVTYRRLSSALKSLNGYSSGPASHLISVLFGYSEPGILSHQHALEFSNTGLDNSQKEAVSFAISQKDVAIIHGPPGTGKTTTVVEVILQAIKQEQKVLCCAPSNVAVDNLVERLAKSKVKVLRLGHPARLLESIQKHSLDAVLAHSDNTNIISDIRKDMDKAFNEMKKARDKGQRSNLRQEIRELRRELRTREGMAITQILKRADVILATNTGASDDGPLKHLPADHFDLVVIDECAQALESSCWIALLKARKCILAGDYKQLPPTIKSQSAASKGLSVSLMERLIKKYGDSVVRMLTTQYRMNSAIMQWASEQMYEGKLIAHPSVEKHLLRDLAGVADVEETRIPLLLIDTAGCGLNEMEDTDEQSKGNQGEVDIVALHIKALTEAGVHVKDIAIIAPYNLQVDLLRQKLSHKYAELEIKSVDGFQGREKEAVVLSLVRSNRKGEVGFLAEDRRINVAVTRARRQLVVVCDSQTVRKHDFLKSLVDYMSEHGEVHTAFEYLEDCVAQNYTRDEKDKQTNSKDAASAKQKPKNQGKKTEQEQKKSANNKCRGVNQSNVQPEQHKNTNSLHPKAKDVDRRKDIKEQLLNFLKDSSKTELQFPSTLNSHERLLVHELSEEMGLRHESQGEGKNRHITVSKPPSGLEKSVEPEQPDVTACTAAKLQEEKEKGPSQPAVDLKSLHLERMRREQEKREEKKQQKQQSSRREPDANTSKSQSVKKPKGTSKGNTKIKAGVTDIAAAAIPDDDFDALINAVVKADSVCAFVKCKASVLTLGQLCLYCNRQYCLSHHIPEVHGCGDKAKAQARMRISKEGVLYAGSGKKDKSVDPNKKAYLQRKLDSKLKDMASQRKTKAKDTEN